AGAAAGCATACTTCGTCAATATAATGTTAAGGAACATTTGTAATTTTTGATTGGAATTGCATAGTTTGGGAGGTGCAATCATTGAAGGTTCATAACTTAGTAGAAATGGTTTCACGATCAGTCCATCGGTTTTCGGAAAAAGATGCCTTTTTATGGAAAAAGGAGGGGGGGTACAAAGGAGTCAGCTATCATTCTTTCTGGATGAAAGTAAGACAGCTAGCTGCAGGGCTTGCCTTTTATGGGATTAAGCAAGGTGACAAAGTCGCGATTCTATCGGAAAATAACCCGAATTGGCCGATTAGCGATCTGGCAATTTTAAGTTTGGGGGCAGTTAGCGTACCAATCCATACCACCCTGCCTCCCGAACAAATTGCCTTTATTTTAGATAACGCAGATTGTTCATTTATTTTTATCCAAAATGAACATTTCCTTGAAAAAGTATTGTCCATTGGTCATGTGACAATTCCTGCTGCAATTTTTTCCCCACCTAAGAATCATGAAGATACTGAATCTCTGTTTTCAATGGAACAGCTGATATATCTTGGATCCACACATCCTCTTCAAAACTGGGAAACCATTTGGTCTGAGTTGGAGAGAGACGATCTTGCCACTATTATTCATACATCCGGAACAACAGGAAAACCAAAAGGGGTGATGTTAACACATGGAAACATCCTTTCGAATGTGGAAGGAGTTCAATTTTGGGTGATGGAAGCAAAGCCTTCTGATCTTCTTCTATCCCATCTCCCTTTATCACATGTTTTTGAGCGAATGGCGGGGCAATTTATGCCTTTGTCGGTAGGGGCTACGATTGCGTATGCTGAAAGCATGAATAAGGTCCAGGAAAATCTGTTGGAGGTTAGACCAACCATATTAGTCAGTGTTCCACTGCTTTTTGAACGAGTGTATGCCCAGGCGCAAAAACTGGTGGAGTCAGGCCCTTCATTAAGAAAGAAAATATTTCAATGGGCCCTGGAAGTAGGAGCTAAAAAATATGATTATTATGTTCATAAAACCGTTGATGAAATGTTAACAAACGGGTACCTGCCAAAAGAGATAAGGTTCACTTGGAAGCTGGCAAATGCTCTTGTTTATAAAAAGGTGAAACAAAAATTAGGCGGCAGAATTCGTGGAGTAATCTCCGGAGGGGGTGCACTGAATCCGGAGATAGCGAAATTCTTTTGGTCTGTCGATATTCCTGCACTTGAAGGATATGGGCTTACCGAAACTTCACCTGTTGTTTGTGTCAATCCAATGATCCGGTCGAAGGTCGGGACTGTCGGGAAGCCTCTGCCAAATCTCGATATACAAATTGCTCCAGATGGCGAAGTGATGGTAAAGGGTCCTAGTGTAATGAAAGGTTACTATAAGGACGAAACAGCAACCGCTGAAGTTTTTAGAGATGGCTGGTTTCTAACAGGAGATATCGGGAGAATGGATGAGGATGGCTTTTTAAAAATTGTCGACCGGAAAAAGAGAATCATTGTCCTGCGAACGGGAAAAAATGTCGCACCACAGCCAGTGGAAAATGCCATCCAGCAAAGTGTTTATATTTCAAATGCCGTTCTGATCGGTCAGGATCAAAAATATGTTATTGCATTAATAACACCTAGCATGGAGGAACTGCTCCCATGGGCAAAAAGGAAAGGGTTTTCAACCGATATGGAGCTGCTGTTGAAAAAGGCCGAAGTACAACAGCTCTTGATTAGCGAAGTCGCGAAATTTACAAAAGGCTTTGCCAAGTTCGAACAGCCAAAAAAGGTGGTCATCATCGGCAAAGAATGGACAGTAGATGACGGCGAACTAACCCCATCACTTAAAGTCCGCATCCCCGAAATCCAAAAAAAATACAAAGACGCCATCGATCTCGCCTACGCCGAAGACACCTTCATGGACATACAAATCGCTGCCAACGAAGTCGCAGTAGGAATCTCGTTAAGGGATTTTTAAGATATTACTTTTAAGGTGTCAGGCACCATGTGAATTCTTCACATGGTGCCTGACACCTTTATTCATGTAAAAACAGTTGGTAAATTGTTATATATGTTTTCTCCTAAAAATTAGCCAGTAACAGACCATAATAATGATGATAAACAAACATACAGAGACTGGAACAATATAGTTTGTAATTGAAGGTTCTGTTGTTTGCGTTGAAGTACTTGCGGTGTTCATTGTCTTCTTTTCAGGAGTTGCGGCATTTGTCTGTGCTTGGGCAGCAGGGCTTGCAGCAGCTGTTTTTGTCACGGGCGATTTTACTGAAAAGGAAATATCACCTTCAAAAGGATGGCTATCAATTGCAAATACCTTCCAATGAATGGTATAGGATCCGTTCGCAAGTTCTTCATTTAAATCGCCGACTAATTGATTTCCTTTCACTGAGACCTTAGTTAGCGGAATGCTTGTATTTTTACTATTTTTTACAGTAAGACTGCTTGTATTTTCTATATTTGACTCAAAGGAAAGCTTAATTTCTTTAAGTGTGTCTATAACAACCTCCCCATTTTTAGGGTTGGAGTATTCAAGGCTAGAATGGGCAAATACATTCATTCCTAGTAAAAAGAATAATATGGGGGTAATCATAGAAATCTTTTTAAACATTATTTTCAACTCCATAAAGTTGGTAACTACTTTACTCATTTTATCATCATTTATAATCGGATATTGGAACGAGAGGAAATGTTCACAAAGCTTTCAAAAATCAATTAAAGTAAGAAATTCCGCCAAACTACAGCCATTTTTGACTGTAGTGATATTTGCATATGATTTATATCAATTTCTAATAAAAAAAGAGGTGCTAGAATGATGTAAATTGATAAAAAAAGGGGTTTTCATAAGATGAGTATGGTTCAAATTGATGGCAAACGCGTGATCATGGACGTCCGTGAACGGATTGTAAAAGGAGAGCACCCAAGGCGTGAAATATTAAATACTATTAAATCGGCATCAATCGGTTCCATCATTGAAATCCATCTGCCGCATCGTGCCGAGCCATTAGTCGCTAATCTCCAAGCTCTAGGATTGAATGTGCTTGTCACTGAACTGGAACCCATGCATTTTCGCCTAATGGCTGTGAAATTGGATGAGTGTTAATCGAAATGATTCGCATGGTTACTGTAGAAAAACTGTCTACAGCAATAGATTACTGTCGTACACCATCTTTCTTCTGTCAGTAAAAAGAGGTTGACTGTCGGATAGGAAGGAATGACTGTTAAAGCCCTATGAAAGGGCTGTTTTTTTACAAAAAAATATTCGTAATAAAGAACAATGCGTTCTTTGCATGGTATAATTATAGAAAATAGAAGGATCGGCATTGCTGAGGTGGAAATGATGAGACTATGCTTGTTCTTGCTGCTGGCAGGTATTTTGGACGCAATCTTGACCCAATTTGGAATTGTTTCGGGCTTCATTAATGAGGGAAACCCTGTGATGAGTTTTATTATTGAAAAAAGCTGGTCCTATTTTTATTTGGTAAAAATTCTATTGCCACTACTTTTAATTGGTTTATATTACATACAGCCATTAAAAGGGAAAAGCAAGGCCCTGTTAATTTCTGCGTGTGTTCTATATTTTTCCGTGCTTGTTCTACATATGGGCTGGATTCTCTTATACTTCAAACATTCCGCATGATTCCTTGGAAAACTGGACACTGCCAGGCTAATCAGGTAGTATCTATCTAATAGTGATTAACAAAAATAAAGGAGTAAGACATGATCGATACGTTAAAACCTTTTATTCAACAAGTATGGGAAAAGTCCGGATTCCAAACGATTACAGCTGTTCAAGAGGCAGCCATTCCGGCAATTCTTGAGGGGCAGGATGTCATTGCAGAATCACCGACGGGCACGGGGAAAACTCTTGCTTATCTATTGCCGCTTCTCCATAAAATCGATCCAAATTCTCCTGGATTACAAGCTGTTGTTTTGGCTTCCTCCCAGGAGCTAGTCATGCAAATACTTCAAGAATATCAAAAGTGGTCTGAAGGAAGCGGTATAAGGGGTACATCCATTATTGGCGGAGCTAACCTGAAACGTCAGCTGGAAAAGTTAAAAAAACGCCCTCATATTATTTTTGCTACTCCAGGGAGGCTGCTGGAGCTAATCAAACAAAAAAAGGTGAAAATGCACGAAGTCAAAATGATTGTATTGGATGAAGGGGATCAGTTGCTGATTCCAGAACATCTTACTGCAGTTAAGTCGATTGTCAAATCCACAATGAGTGATAGACAAGTCGTGCTATTCTCGGCAACACTGAAATCAGGTGCTGAAAAAATAGCAATGGAGATGACAATGGAACCAAAAGTCATTCGAATTGTTAAAGACGAAGCAGCTGAATCTGGAATAGTGGAACATATATATTTCCTTTGTGAACGCAGGGATAAAATCAAGCTCGTTGAGAAAATTGCCCGGCTGGAAAACAGTAAATCATTAGCATTTATCAACGATATTGGCGAGCTCCAGGTATTCCAGGAAAAATTGCATTTTAAAGACCTTTCCGTCGGAATTTTACATAGCGAACTAAAAAAATTGGACCGTCAATCGACGTTAAATGCTTTTCGTGATGGCAAGCTGAAAATGTTAATTGCAACCGATGTGGCTGCGAGAGGCCTTGATATTCAAGGAATCACTCACGTTGTCCATATTGACCTTCCAAAAGACCTGTCGCAATATGTTCATCGCTCCGGAAGAACCGGAAGAATGGGCGCAGATGGTACTGTCATTTCCCTAGTTACGGAAAGAGAAGAGCGAGAATTAAAGCAACATTGCCGTAATTTAAAAGTACCTTTGCATAAACGCATATTCTATAAGGGAAAAATAGCGGAGGAAGAGCAAAAAATACGCAGATAGACAAAAAGGCGGTGGAGATTTCCACAGTCTTTTTTTGCATGACAAGAAAGGATTTCAGTGTCTATTTCTTGAACTTTTTAAAGAGGAATGGGGGGACCGTGATGGAAAATCCTAAGTTAATACATATTCATAACGAGCTGCTGAAAGAAATCACAATAAGAGAGATACAAGAAAAATTGGCCAGCGGAGAGTTTACGTCAAGAGAATTGGTATTAGTCTATTTACATAGAATTTCGCTCTATGATCCAACAATTAATGCCGTACTTGAGGTAAATCCTGATGCATTGCAAATTGCAGAAGCACTTGATGCGGAACGGAAGGATAAGGGACCTCGCAGCCTCCTGCATGGAATTCCGATTTTAATAAAAGATAATATTGATACACATGACAAAATGCACACAAGTGCTGGGTCAATGGCGTTAAAGGATTCGTTTGCACTGTATGACTCATTTGTTGCAGAGCAGCTGCGCCAAGCAGGTGCCGTTATATTTGGAAAAACCAATATGACGGAATGGGCTAATTTTATGGCTATCGGCATGAAAAACGGTTACAGTTCGCGCGGCGGCCAGGTGCAAAACCCGTATGGACCTGGAAGGTTTGATGTTGGCGGATCCAGTTCAGGATCTGGCGCGGCGATTGCCGCTAATTTTGCTGCTGCTGCAGTTGGAACAGAAACTTCCGGTTCGATCTTAAATCCATCCTGTAAAAACTCACTAGTGGGTATTAAGCCGACTGTCGGCTTGATTAGCCGCAGAGGAATCATTCCCATCGCGCATTCGCAGGATACAGCCGGTCCGATGGCAAGAACGGTAGAAGATGCCGCTATATTGTTATCGGCTTTGTGCGGCAGAGATAAGCAAGATCCGATTACAAACGCAAACCCACTAGTAGGAATTGACTTCACAGGCTGCCTGCAAAAAGATGGCTTAACAGGAAAAAGAATTGGCATTGCGATGAACGGATTTATCGAATTTGTCAATGAAGCACAGCAAAAGGTGCTTAAGAAAGCTATCGACATATTGAAAATATCAGGGGCCGAAGTAATCGAAAACATTGAAATTCCTTCGGCAAAAGCAAATTGGAAGTATGATGTACTGACATATGAATTCAAACCGGATCTGAATGCTTATTTAAGCGGTTTGCACCCATCCGTTCCGGTAAGATCACTTTCGGATTTGATTCATTTAAATGAACAGGATGAAGAAGTAATGCTGAAATATGGCCAGGCAGTGTTAATTGAATCAGAAGCCACAAGCGGCACACTAAAAGAAAAGGCCTATATTGAAACATTAGAATTTGATCAATATCATGCGAAAGAGCAAGGAATTGATTATGCATTAGAAAAGTATAATCTGGATGCCATTGTATTTCCTGGCGATGAAGGCTCTCACATCAGTGCAAAAGCAGGGTATCCGTCAATTGCCGTGCCGGCAGGCTATACAGAGGAAGGGGAACCTACGGGGATTACCTTTGCTGGTACTGCCTTTAGTGAGCCGATTATAATTGAGGTTGCTTATGCATTTGAACAAATGACACATTCTCGTAAGGCGCCTGTTCTTGAGGTCGAATAAGCTATAATATTTTCACTCATACTATCAATGAAATTCTAAAAAAGGAGCTGATCGTAGTATGGGTAGACAAAAACTGGGAAATGCAAATGCCCAGCGCAATAATAACCGGAAAAAAGGCATGAAAAATAGCTCTGAGCTTGTAGAGTTTTCGACTGGGGAAGATCTAAAGCGGAACCGGCCAAACAGTAAATAGAATGGAAATTAAGGACGCCTCCTGTTTTTAACAGGAGGCGTTACTGCATTTGGAGTTGCCGATGGGAAGAGAAATAGGAAATTCATTCCGCTTCTTTAAGCAGATCCAGTCCTTTCTTTGCTGGCCCTTCGACAACATCTCCGGAATAGGAATATCGTGAACCGTGGCACGGACAGTCCCAAGTTTTTTCAGCTGCATTCCATTCACATTCACAGCCAAGATGCTTGCAGGTTGTATCAACAATATATAATTTTCCATCCTTATCCTTATAAGCACCAGCCCGTTTTCCGTTAAAGGTGACAACAGAGCCCTCGCCATTTTGTAAATCCTCCGGATCTTTTGGAACAAATTCAAGCTTGCCTTTTATTAAATGTTTAGCAACATCGACATTGGCTGTAATGGCGCTTTTTATATCAGGATCAGCATGAAAACGTGATGGCGAATAGAGTTCTTTATAAGGATTTTCGCGTTTTAGAACATAGTCTCTCAACAAATGTCCTGCGATAATTCCTGTTGTCATTCCCCACTTTTTAAAACCAGTGGCCGTAAAAATATGATGATAATCAGACGTTATCGGGCCGATAAACGGTAGCTTGTCCAACGTCACAAGATCTTGTGCTGACCAGCGATAAGTATATTCGTTTATGCCAAAAACTTCTTCCGCAAAGTCCTGAAGTGCCCCGTAATGCCTGATTGTGTTAATCCCTTGGCCGGTTTTATGATTTTCTCCGCCGATGATCAGCAATTTTTCGCCATTTAACGGAGTATACCGAATCGAGCGGCTCGGCTCGTCAGCACTGATGTACATACCGCCAGGATATTCCTTATCTGTTTTGATACCTATTGCATAGGATCTTTCCGGATACATTCTGGCAAAATACAGCCCTGGGACATCATAAAAAGGAAAATGAGAGGCGATTATCACATTTTTTCCAGTTACCCGATTGCCCGAAATGGTTACTACTGCAGGATCAGAAGCATCATTTTTAATGGTATTTGCCGTTGTATTTTCATATACTTGACAGCCAGCTTTTACAGCATCTTCAAGCAGTGCCTTTAAAAACTTCAAGGGATGATACTGTGCTTGATTTCGCATCATCAAAGCAGCCTTTGCGTGAATTTCTGGAAACGGAATGGTGTCCTTGATTGCTCCATCTATACCTAATTTCTGATAGGCCTCCCATTCCGTTTTGATTTTTTCCGCATATTCATCTGTTGTGGTATAGACATATGCATCCTCATAGCTGAAATCACAGTCAATTCCTTTCTCTTTTACCGCATTTCCCACGAATTTGATTGCATCCAAATGGGACTCATAATAGAGCTTTGCTTTTTCTTCGCCGAAATGCTGAATCAATTCATCATAGATGAGGTTATGTTGTGCCGTTAATTTAGCAGTTGTATTTCCGGTTGTTCCGTTTAAAATACTGCCTGCTTCCAGTACGGCAACCTTCACCCCTTCTTTTGCAAGGAGATAGGCAGCGGTAATTCCAGTGATTCCGGCGCCCACAATCACAACATCCACGGATAAATCCTGATTTAATGCAGGGAAAGTAGGAAGTTCAATTTCCCGCCAATAGGTTTTGGGAAATTGCGGCATGTTCTCAGGTACACTCATATGTATCCTCCAATTAAAATTATTCGTGTTTAATTTTTCCTAAATTGAAAAAATCATGTATACCAACTGGTGCTTTTTCTTTTAAATAGGCTATGTTAAAGAACATTGTTGATATTTAAACTCTGTTGATTGGAGCGGAAATCGACAGCCAAATTTAACAGCGCCTTTAAATAAAAAAGACCCCTCAAGGGATCTCTATACTTTGGGATTCAATCATCACTAGGGGCTTTATCAATTCGGGTGGATTCTTCCGTATCAAGTGCTCTTCGTAAAAAATGAACAAAGGTGCCGCCAGCAAGGCCGAGGCAAATAACAAAACCAATTGTTGTCACCCACCAAACAGTCATTCAGTCTCCCCCTTTGGTTTTGCCTTTTTAAAGGTATATGCAAAGAGAGGATGAATTTTGCCTGTTTACGGTTTCATTAGTCCTTTTTCTTTAACTCTGAATAATAATCCACCTTTTTTATATTCACCCCGACAAAGGTTTCGATAATAGACTGCCCGCCGGCAATAGAAAGAATCAAAATGATCACGAAGGCGATTTTAGGAAATAATAAATAAAGAGTTCCGAGCAGGATGGCGCTCCAAACACCAGCACACCAATAACACTTTAATAAATATCCAAACATGGATTTTGGGACTTCCTTTGTTTCCACAGTCCCTTCGGCCGTTTGTGTTTTAACCTTTTTCATAAAAGGCTTTCGTATAAATTCGGTGATCTTGTCAAAAACGATTAAATGGGTCAATCGGTAGCTGGCTAATATTAACATAATATAGGTCATCCACGAAATATCTTTCACGGCACGAAGTCCTCCTGAAACCTTCTCATAAAGGCAGATTTGGTACATTTTTATTTTTACGTACCCTGTATATTTTGAGCTTGAAAACAAAATTCTATATTCGGAGGAGGCGAAAAAATGAAAAAAACTTTCTGGAACAGTTTGCTGTTTCTCGTATCGTTATTTTGTATTCCAGGCCTATCGTTTGCCCAGCAGGTATATACAGTCCAACCGGGCGATTCCCTTTGGAAAATTGCTGTTAAGTACCAGGTAGGGATCTCGGAAATCATTTCAGCCAACCCACAATTTAAAAATCCGGACTTGATTTATCCGGGTGAAAAAGTAAATATACCAGATTTAAGCGGAGTAAAATCCATTGAGAATCAAGTAGTTCAGTTAACCAATCAGGAGCGTGCCAAATATGGATTAAAACCATTAATTCAGGATTGGCAGCTTGCAAGGGTTGCCCGATATAAGGCAGCTGATATGCGTGACAATAATTATTTCAGTCATACAAGTCCGACATATGGCGATCCATTTACCATGATTAAGAACTTTGGGATTTCCTACAGTTCAGCAGCTGAAAACATTGCTGCAGGACAAACAACCCCTCAAGCAGTTGTGCAAGCATGGATGAACAGCCCAGGACACCGCGCCAATATATTAAGCGCGCAATCAACCTATATCGGCTGCGGCTTTGCACAGGGCGGTTCTTACGGATATTATTGGGTACAGGAGTTTATTTCAAAATAAAGATAGGGTCAGTTTCCGAATGAAGGGAGGCTGACTCTTTTTCCGTCTTGAGACCTAGTTGAAAATCAAGCTAAGGCTCAATTATGGAAACTTTGGAAAATAGGTATGATGGTATCAAGAAACAGAAAGGAGTGAAAATCAAATGAAAAAATTTGGTTTACTGTTAGCAGGTGGGATTGCCGCAGTTGTATTGCTTTCCACAATCGGTCCGATGGTGGGGTTAGCTGTCAGCTTAGTGCTCCTCTACTTTATTGTTCGACAGTTTTTAAGAACAAAATCAATCGGAGCGAAAATCGCCTTGGGAATCCTTGGCCTAGTAGTACTGGTCGCTTCCATTCACAACATACCTGCTGTCATCGGCGTGGGTGCAGCCTATGTCCTTTACATCGTTTATAAAAAATGGAACCAAAACAAATTCCGTAAGCTGAAAGAAGAATCCGACCCATTCGTAAATTTTGAAAAACAATGGAACGATTTAAAACATTTTTAAGCATAAAGCCATTCGTTCTTCGTTGTCGATTGGAGCGTTGGCCGCGAGATTCTTTCATTTCCGATTCAAGGAAGTGATTTATGCGGGAGTTTCCCCGGGGCGCCGCCGAAATCGAACGCCTGGAGCAAATCTACAGGCAATAAAAAAACAATAATAAAGGAGAGTATGAACATGTCAAACTTATTAACAAGAATCAAAAACGTTATTTTAGCCGATTTAAACGAGGTAATGGATCAAAAGGAAAAACAAAACCCAATTGCTATGCTCAATCAATATCTTCGTGAATGTGAGCACGAAGCTGAAAAAGTACGCCGGCTGGTGGAGCGCCAATATCGATTAAAGGACGAATTTGCAAAGGAATATCAACACGCAGCAGATTTGGCTGAAAAAAGAAAATATCAAGCTGAAGTTGCATCAAAAGCTGGGGAAACAGAACTTTTCCAATTTGCTTCCCGTGAACAGCAACAATACCAAGAACGTGCTGAGCGTCTAAAGTCTTCGCTTGAGCAAGTTAATGCACAGCTCGTAGAATTAGAAGAAAAATATGAAGAGATGAAGCACAAACTTAAAGATATGCAGCTGCGCCGCCTGGAACTAATGGGCCGTGAAAACATCGCCCGCGCCAACCATAGAATCAATCAGGTAACAGAAACAAATTCATTCGCGAATAAATCCTTCGCTCCTTTTAAAGAAATTGAAAACTATTTGGACCGCTTGGAACATCAGGTAAACAATGCCTATTACCACAACACGATTGATGCCAAGATCGCTGAGTTAGAAAAAGACATGAAATTGGACGAAACAAAGTCCATTTAACGATAAAAAAATGGTATTCTAAAAAGGCGTAGAGTTTCTGCGCCTTTTGACCATATCTTTTAATGTTCTATACAGCCTAAAAAAGGGAGGGTGAGAGCCGATGTTTAAAAATACAAAAGATGATCATATCGGATGGCTGGCGTTTATGGGAATTCTCATTTTGCTATTGGAGATTTTATTTTTTAACAGAGGGCTGATCTTCTCTCTTTTTATTGCTGGCGGAATGATCTATTTGGGCCGCAAGAAGCATGGAAAAAAGAAAGGTAAGATTCTTTTCTTCGGCGGCATCTTCTTTTTTGTCATCAGTCTCCTTAATTTAATGACATTCAAATTTTTGATATTAGCGATTTTACTGCACTTTTTTATCCAATATTTAAATTCCAAAAAAGAACCGAGGAAAATCTCTCCAACCTTTTCGGAACCTGGGAAGTTCACTCATGAAGAGACATTAATTAAAACAAAGCCGTTATTTGAAAATATTTTCTTGGGTCAGCAGAAAACGCCGCAGGCTGTTT
Above is a genomic segment from Neobacillus endophyticus containing:
- a CDS encoding DUF5658 family protein, whose protein sequence is MRLCLFLLLAGILDAILTQFGIVSGFINEGNPVMSFIIEKSWSYFYLVKILLPLLLIGLYYIQPLKGKSKALLISACVLYFSVLVLHMGWILLYFKHSA
- a CDS encoding DEAD/DEAH box helicase: MIDTLKPFIQQVWEKSGFQTITAVQEAAIPAILEGQDVIAESPTGTGKTLAYLLPLLHKIDPNSPGLQAVVLASSQELVMQILQEYQKWSEGSGIRGTSIIGGANLKRQLEKLKKRPHIIFATPGRLLELIKQKKVKMHEVKMIVLDEGDQLLIPEHLTAVKSIVKSTMSDRQVVLFSATLKSGAEKIAMEMTMEPKVIRIVKDEAAESGIVEHIYFLCERRDKIKLVEKIARLENSKSLAFINDIGELQVFQEKLHFKDLSVGILHSELKKLDRQSTLNAFRDGKLKMLIATDVAARGLDIQGITHVVHIDLPKDLSQYVHRSGRTGRMGADGTVISLVTEREERELKQHCRNLKVPLHKRIFYKGKIAEEEQKIRR
- a CDS encoding amidase family protein; its protein translation is MENPKLIHIHNELLKEITIREIQEKLASGEFTSRELVLVYLHRISLYDPTINAVLEVNPDALQIAEALDAERKDKGPRSLLHGIPILIKDNIDTHDKMHTSAGSMALKDSFALYDSFVAEQLRQAGAVIFGKTNMTEWANFMAIGMKNGYSSRGGQVQNPYGPGRFDVGGSSSGSGAAIAANFAAAAVGTETSGSILNPSCKNSLVGIKPTVGLISRRGIIPIAHSQDTAGPMARTVEDAAILLSALCGRDKQDPITNANPLVGIDFTGCLQKDGLTGKRIGIAMNGFIEFVNEAQQKVLKKAIDILKISGAEVIENIEIPSAKANWKYDVLTYEFKPDLNAYLSGLHPSVPVRSLSDLIHLNEQDEEVMLKYGQAVLIESEATSGTLKEKAYIETLEFDQYHAKEQGIDYALEKYNLDAIVFPGDEGSHISAKAGYPSIAVPAGYTEEGEPTGITFAGTAFSEPIIIEVAYAFEQMTHSRKAPVLEVE
- the safA gene encoding SafA/ExsA family spore coat assembly protein, translating into MKKTFWNSLLFLVSLFCIPGLSFAQQVYTVQPGDSLWKIAVKYQVGISEIISANPQFKNPDLIYPGEKVNIPDLSGVKSIENQVVQLTNQERAKYGLKPLIQDWQLARVARYKAADMRDNNYFSHTSPTYGDPFTMIKNFGISYSSAAENIAAGQTTPQAVVQAWMNSPGHRANILSAQSTYIGCGFAQGGSYGYYWVQEFISK
- a CDS encoding DUF1360 domain-containing protein encodes the protein MKDISWMTYIMLILASYRLTHLIVFDKITEFIRKPFMKKVKTQTAEGTVETKEVPKSMFGYLLKCYWCAGVWSAILLGTLYLLFPKIAFVIILILSIAGGQSIIETFVGVNIKKVDYYSELKKKD
- a CDS encoding FAD-dependent oxidoreductase; its protein translation is MSVPENMPQFPKTYWREIELPTFPALNQDLSVDVVIVGAGITGITAAYLLAKEGVKVAVLEAGSILNGTTGNTTAKLTAQHNLIYDELIQHFGEEKAKLYYESHLDAIKFVGNAVKEKGIDCDFSYEDAYVYTTTDEYAEKIKTEWEAYQKLGIDGAIKDTIPFPEIHAKAALMMRNQAQYHPLKFLKALLEDAVKAGCQVYENTTANTIKNDASDPAVVTISGNRVTGKNVIIASHFPFYDVPGLYFARMYPERSYAIGIKTDKEYPGGMYISADEPSRSIRYTPLNGEKLLIIGGENHKTGQGINTIRHYGALQDFAEEVFGINEYTYRWSAQDLVTLDKLPFIGPITSDYHHIFTATGFKKWGMTTGIIAGHLLRDYVLKRENPYKELYSPSRFHADPDIKSAITANVDVAKHLIKGKLEFVPKDPEDLQNGEGSVVTFNGKRAGAYKDKDGKLYIVDTTCKHLGCECEWNAAEKTWDCPCHGSRYSYSGDVVEGPAKKGLDLLKEAE
- the liaF gene encoding cell wall-active antibiotics response protein LiaF, yielding MFKNTKDDHIGWLAFMGILILLLEILFFNRGLIFSLFIAGGMIYLGRKKHGKKKGKILFFGGIFFFVISLLNLMTFKFLILAILLHFFIQYLNSKKEPRKISPTFSEPGKFTHEETLIKTKPLFENIFLGQQKTPQAVYEWNDVNIQAGIGDTVIDLSYTMLPKGETVILIRNLIGNIHILVPYETEISVHHSSIAGAATVFGVKEMRNFNQVFQLKTPGYDSSEQKVKIFTSLIVGNLEVSRI
- a CDS encoding PspA/IM30 family protein, with the protein product MSNLLTRIKNVILADLNEVMDQKEKQNPIAMLNQYLRECEHEAEKVRRLVERQYRLKDEFAKEYQHAADLAEKRKYQAEVASKAGETELFQFASREQQQYQERAERLKSSLEQVNAQLVELEEKYEEMKHKLKDMQLRRLELMGRENIARANHRINQVTETNSFANKSFAPFKEIENYLDRLEHQVNNAYYHNTIDAKIAELEKDMKLDETKSI
- a CDS encoding lmo0954 family membrane protein, whose translation is MKKFGLLLAGGIAAVVLLSTIGPMVGLAVSLVLLYFIVRQFLRTKSIGAKIALGILGLVVLVASIHNIPAVIGVGAAYVLYIVYKKWNQNKFRKLKEESDPFVNFEKQWNDLKHF
- a CDS encoding amino acid decarboxylase encodes the protein MSMVQIDGKRVIMDVRERIVKGEHPRREILNTIKSASIGSIIEIHLPHRAEPLVANLQALGLNVLVTELEPMHFRLMAVKLDEC
- a CDS encoding AMP-dependent synthetase/ligase, producing the protein MKVHNLVEMVSRSVHRFSEKDAFLWKKEGGYKGVSYHSFWMKVRQLAAGLAFYGIKQGDKVAILSENNPNWPISDLAILSLGAVSVPIHTTLPPEQIAFILDNADCSFIFIQNEHFLEKVLSIGHVTIPAAIFSPPKNHEDTESLFSMEQLIYLGSTHPLQNWETIWSELERDDLATIIHTSGTTGKPKGVMLTHGNILSNVEGVQFWVMEAKPSDLLLSHLPLSHVFERMAGQFMPLSVGATIAYAESMNKVQENLLEVRPTILVSVPLLFERVYAQAQKLVESGPSLRKKIFQWALEVGAKKYDYYVHKTVDEMLTNGYLPKEIRFTWKLANALVYKKVKQKLGGRIRGVISGGGALNPEIAKFFWSVDIPALEGYGLTETSPVVCVNPMIRSKVGTVGKPLPNLDIQIAPDGEVMVKGPSVMKGYYKDETATAEVFRDGWFLTGDIGRMDEDGFLKIVDRKKRIIVLRTGKNVAPQPVENAIQQSVYISNAVLIGQDQKYVIALITPSMEELLPWAKRKGFSTDMELLLKKAEVQQLLISEVAKFTKGFAKFEQPKKVVIIGKEWTVDDGELTPSLKVRIPEIQKKYKDAIDLAYAEDTFMDIQIAANEVAVGISLRDF
- a CDS encoding copper resistance CopC family protein — its product is MFKKISMITPILFFLLGMNVFAHSSLEYSNPKNGEVVIDTLKEIKLSFESNIENTSSLTVKNSKNTSIPLTKVSVKGNQLVGDLNEELANGSYTIHWKVFAIDSHPFEGDISFSVKSPVTKTAAASPAAQAQTNAATPEKKTMNTASTSTQTTEPSITNYIVPVSVCLFIIIIMVCYWLIFRRKHI